The Thermococcus sibiricus MM 739 DNA window TATCAAGAAGAGCCCCTACGATAGACCCGACAACAAAAGCGGTAATCGCCAGAATTAGGAAATATTCAATAAACTTCTTCATTCGCAAGAGCCTCCAAAAGCCTGTATCGTGATGTTTTGATTGTAATCTCCCAAGGGCAATCCTGTAGTGTCGAACCGCATTCCCAAATTTACGCTCTGGTTTGCTAGGACTTCAAACTCTATACTTTGATTCCAAGTCCCAGTATAAGGACTTACAAATAAACCAATGACCGAGACGGGTGAACTTATAACCACACATATTTCGCTAAAACCGGTCTCGCTTTCGTTGTTATATATCTCGAAGACATTATTAAAGACATAAACTGAGTTCGGGGATAGACCCTCTCCAAAACCCGGATAAAGGGGACTTTGATTGCTTATATCAATTTTCAAATATCCTCCACTCAGATAAGCATATGGCGGAAGAGGATTTTCAATAGAAACTGAGACACTATCATCAACAGCAAGAACAACGGGAATCGGCTTCACAACAAAAACTCCCCAGGCAAAAAACATCATGACTAATATGATCGGCAGGACAGTAAATTTGAATATTTTTCTCACGTTTTTCTCCCCCTAAATTTAGATAAAAGGAGCAAAGGCTCCAAGATGGAAAGTTAATCATCCCACCACTGGACATTCACCGAGTTTTGCATCGAAGTTTAAAGTCCCGCTTAACGCATCACCATCGTCCAAGCCTTCGCTGTCAATGATCATTCCGATCTCTGCAGTTTCTCCTGGAAGAATAGTAACGTGGAGCGTATCTACTCCAACAGTCTCGTTTGTGTATTCTCCTTCAAAGAAGCTAATTGCTCCACTTCCACTGTACTCAATGTTCATACAAATAGTGACGTTTTCCCAAAGGTGGTTGCTCACGCCAAAAACATGCTCAAACACGTAAATTGAGTCTGGGCTTACACCTTCTCCAAGACCTTCTTCCCAGTTCCCGTTGGCTGAGCTCAAATCAATTACGAGCATTCCATTGGAGTTTATGTACGCATAAGGCTGGAGGGGTACTAAGTCTATTAGCTCATTGTCATCTGGAACAATTGCTAAATGAATCTCTCTGTCCGCCTCAAAGTATGCAAAGCTTGCACTGCTGGCTGTAACGGCAATGACTATTCCTGCAATCAACATAAAGATTCCTAGTATCTTCTTCATGTTTTCACCCCACACTGAATTGGTGCTTCTCCTAATGGCCATGCTTTAATCGTCACGTTTCCATAGAAGTCACCGCGCTCTCCGCCTGCTATTTCCATCCCAACACCGAGTTCTTCTCCCGGTTGCAAGACGAAACAGACGTCTCCATCTGCAGTATCTGAGTTGTACGGCTTAGTTGTAGTACCCGTTACGTACATATTCTTGGTGTTGTCGTAGAATGAGAATGTACCCGGGTCAGATGAAATAACCTGAACAACTATAGACGTTTGTTCCCAAAGGTGATTGCTTACATAGAACACGTGATCAAAGTTGTACCTTGATTGTGGACTTATTCCAAGACCTCCTGTCCAATTGGGGATGTAGTACGGTGAGTCTATATATCCCGGCCAGTTTGGATTTTCGACAGAGAAGTCTATAACGAGCTTTCCTCTATCATTTATGTAAGCATATGGTTGGCCCGGATGCAGATCAATAAGCTCAACATCATCTGCAACTACACTAACGTGGACACTTCTTTGAGACCTGTAGTCTCTGAACGTTGCACTAGTGCCAAGGGCCATTGCAAAGGCCACTAACAGGCCTAACATTCCAAGTGCTAAAACTTTTTTCAAATCTTTCGCCTCCAATTTTTCAAAGGGTGTCTCACCATAACAATGAGACACTCACCTCGTCCTTACCCCTTGAAGTATATAGTTAATTCCGAATTACTTGAAATTATACATGAGTAACCATCCATTACTCTTCACTGTTTCCAGAGCTAAACACTTTGTAGGTTTTGAAGTGCTGGATTATCGAGAGAATTAGATAGATCCCGGATACTATCACCAGAGGGATATTATTAAACCATAAACCAGTAATACCAAATATTACAGAAATTGCTGCATAAAAGGCACTCCAGCTTATATCGTGTTTTTCCACCATTTCCATATACACATCGACATTTTCAGGAATCTTCAACAATGTGACAACGTGGTGGTCAAATCTGATCATCCCTGCTCGCTCCATTTTTGGAATGTGTGTTTGAACTAAGCTGACATAAACACTCTTTCTATGTCTTCTATCAACTTTTCCTTCTTCCTTAGCTATGAAATCGACAATATCCCTTAAATCAGCCTTACCATCACAGCTCTGGAGGTATCTTACAAGAAGCATCCTCCTTGCATTGCCCAATATCATTGAAGAAGGAGTCATTGCGTCACTACTTTTCATTTTAACTCCTCCTAGCGTCATTGTCATTACTCCATCAACCGATAATGTCTTCTATGATTTCCATTCTTGTAGAAAAATTCTACAAGACCTGCAATAAACATTTTTTCCAATGTTTTTTCAACTTTCTGCCTAGTGCACTCAACGCCTCTCTCATTTAAGAAACGAGTTATAAAAGCAACCGTAAGCTCGTCTTTCTCTTTTAAGAGTTTCAAAATTTCCTTTTCAATAGAAATCTTCGCCTTTTCCACCACAATCATCTCCCTCAAACCAGTTTAAGCTAAATATACCATGTTCATTGATTTCAGAATCGTAAAATCATTATTCAACTTACAATTCACATTCAGAACTTGTTAGACCTTATTATATTTAAACGTTTTGGAAAAGTTCGATTTTCGCTTTTTCTTGGATAAGCTAACTACAAAGCACCATAGGAGGGGAAAAGATTACAAAACCATGAAAAGAACCCCCTTCAGATTTTCAATACATCTAGACACTTCTTTAGATATTGGATAATTTTTTGAAAATTTTACAGTGTCTTGTTAATAACGCATTCATAAAAAGAATCATGAAAATTTATGTGCAAAAATTCTAAACTAACAACTTACTTCAATTTAAACCAATTAAAAGACTGAAAAATTTCCAAATTATTACTTGACAAATGCAAAGAGCTCTCTAAAACAGTTTGACATAGCCTATTTCAAGGTAATACCTCACATAAAGTGCGAAAAGAAAGAGTACAATAAGAACTCCAAAAGATATATAATCTTTCATCTCCATTTTGATGTCGTAAAGAAAAGTCCTCCGTTTACTGGCACCAAAAGCTCTGCTTTCCAAGGCTATACTGAGCTCATGAGCCGTTTTTATTGACGCAACTATCAATGGGATGAGCACCGGTACTGTGTTTCTGGCCCTTTGGAAGAAGTTACCCTTCTCCAGTTCCAGGCCCCTCGATTTTTGAGCATCCATTATTGTCTGGGTAAGCATGTAGAGTGTGGGGATATATCGGAGAGCTATTGTAAGCGTTAGGCCAATCTCATAAGGCATTCCCATTCTAATAAAGCCCAGTACAAGGTCCTTTTGTGAGGTTGTCATTATAAGGCCCAAGGTAAGAAGAGCCACTGAAAGTAACCTAATACCATATCCAGCCCCTATAAAAAGACCAAAATACCAAGGCTTTAAGATAAAAGGCCATATGATCATGGCAACTATTGCTATAGGGATGAGAGGCTTCAAAACAGTGAATATTTCTCTAATATGAATCTTCCCAATTAGAACAAGAGTCAAGACAATCGTTAAAAACAACACAAACAACAGACTTGGAGAGTTAAACAATATGAAAGCGATTATTCCAAGGAAAGAACCAATTATCTTAACCCTAGGATCCAGTTTATGAAGAAAAGAATCTCTATCCAAGTAAAGAGTGTACATCATGGTATCATCCTCAAGGTGTTTATGAACTCATTAATATCCCTCAAAAATCCCATACCCAGTTTTTCGCTTATATGTAATAGTTTAGGTTTGTCTAAGTCATATGCTCTCAAATCAAGGGCAAAAAATTCCTTTACAGCACCATCGAAAAGCTTCTTTCCTTTATATAGAAGTACAACCCTCTCAGCAAGCTCAAGAACAAGATCCATTTCATGAGTTATCAAAAGAATACCATGGCCATCAGAATAGAGTTTCCTAATTATACTCTTTATAGCCTCCGCATTTTTTTCATCGAGGCCTGTAGTGGGCTCATCCAAAATAATATACTTAGGTTTCATGGCCAAAATACATGCAATGGCCAGCCTTTGTTTTTCTCCCCCACTAAGAGAATAGGGGGATCTGTCTTCATAACCCCCAAGATTTGTTTCTTTCAGTGCCCATCTAACCCGGGCTTCAACTTCATCCTCTGATAAACCCAGGTTCTTGGGTCCAAACGATACTTCCTTGAAAACATTTTCTTCAAAAAACATATTCTCAGGATTTTGGAAAACATAACCCACCACTCTGGCTAGCTCTGCAACACTGTATTCCCTTGTATCCATTCCATCAACAACAACATTGCCCTTTGTGGGTTTTAAAAGACCGTTAAGGTGTTTTGCTAGAGTAGTTTTTCCCGAACCATTGGGCCCTACTAATGCAACTATTTCATTTCCAATAGTAAGGTCTACCCCTCTAATGGCTGCTTTTTTTCCATTGTAAACGTGCCAGAGATTCTTTACTTCGATCATCGTACACAATTTACACCAACACTTTAAAAGATTGTCTTCAAAACTTCACGGATCTAATTATCTATGAGACAATCTA harbors:
- a CDS encoding DUF1102 domain-containing protein; translation: MRKIFKFTVLPIILVMMFFAWGVFVVKPIPVVLAVDDSVSVSIENPLPPYAYLSGGYLKIDISNQSPLYPGFGEGLSPNSVYVFNNVFEIYNNESETGFSEICVVISSPVSVIGLFVSPYTGTWNQSIEFEVLANQSVNLGMRFDTTGLPLGDYNQNITIQAFGGSCE
- a CDS encoding DUF1102 domain-containing protein; translation: MKKILGIFMLIAGIVIAVTASSASFAYFEADREIHLAIVPDDNELIDLVPLQPYAYINSNGMLVIDLSSANGNWEEGLGEGVSPDSIYVFEHVFGVSNHLWENVTICMNIEYSGSGAISFFEGEYTNETVGVDTLHVTILPGETAEIGMIIDSEGLDDGDALSGTLNFDAKLGECPVVG
- a CDS encoding DUF1102 domain-containing protein; this translates as MKKVLALGMLGLLVAFAMALGTSATFRDYRSQRSVHVSVVADDVELIDLHPGQPYAYINDRGKLVIDFSVENPNWPGYIDSPYYIPNWTGGLGISPQSRYNFDHVFYVSNHLWEQTSIVVQVISSDPGTFSFYDNTKNMYVTGTTTKPYNSDTADGDVCFVLQPGEELGVGMEIAGGERGDFYGNVTIKAWPLGEAPIQCGVKT
- a CDS encoding DUF7344 domain-containing protein, encoding MKSSDAMTPSSMILGNARRMLLVRYLQSCDGKADLRDIVDFIAKEEGKVDRRHRKSVYVSLVQTHIPKMERAGMIRFDHHVVTLLKIPENVDVYMEMVEKHDISWSAFYAAISVIFGITGLWFNNIPLVIVSGIYLILSIIQHFKTYKVFSSGNSEE
- a CDS encoding energy-coupling factor transporter transmembrane component T family protein, which codes for MMYTLYLDRDSFLHKLDPRVKIIGSFLGIIAFILFNSPSLLFVLFLTIVLTLVLIGKIHIREIFTVLKPLIPIAIVAMIIWPFILKPWYFGLFIGAGYGIRLLSVALLTLGLIMTTSQKDLVLGFIRMGMPYEIGLTLTIALRYIPTLYMLTQTIMDAQKSRGLELEKGNFFQRARNTVPVLIPLIVASIKTAHELSIALESRAFGASKRRTFLYDIKMEMKDYISFGVLIVLFLFALYVRYYLEIGYVKLF
- a CDS encoding energy-coupling factor ABC transporter ATP-binding protein encodes the protein MIEVKNLWHVYNGKKAAIRGVDLTIGNEIVALVGPNGSGKTTLAKHLNGLLKPTKGNVVVDGMDTREYSVAELARVVGYVFQNPENMFFEENVFKEVSFGPKNLGLSEDEVEARVRWALKETNLGGYEDRSPYSLSGGEKQRLAIACILAMKPKYIILDEPTTGLDEKNAEAIKSIIRKLYSDGHGILLITHEMDLVLELAERVVLLYKGKKLFDGAVKEFFALDLRAYDLDKPKLLHISEKLGMGFLRDINEFINTLRMIP